Proteins encoded within one genomic window of Kibdelosporangium phytohabitans:
- a CDS encoding DUF4192 domain-containing protein, which yields MQAKQRARINLQGNGDLIAAVPYLLGFKPSESVVVCVYAGASRTQITLCLRADIPPPELYHSLVEQLKLPVLRANSCGVSVIVVCDGSVSPPDPLPHRKLVDTFAQVFSESAVAVHHAYWVSEIEEGATWWCYPDLECNGSVPDPTASELAATAACMGSVTYASKADIRTTLEPVDSASPAARAEQIKAALAQEQDEAVAQQLLDDLVQRVRDGKWALEEDRLVDLAVALKNVRVRDGCLHPEVTSIGRPIEEAWAELVRALPDPYRAEPACLLALTAFLRGDGVMAGVAVDLAIESDPDHSFAKLLRTSMDYGLPPDSVAAAVAQAFTDPAEPAKTHVPRPPITDGPRSLEIHASDPSNPHPPDNAQPPNE from the coding sequence ATGCAGGCAAAGCAGCGAGCCCGAATCAACCTCCAAGGCAACGGTGACCTGATCGCGGCCGTTCCGTACCTGCTCGGTTTCAAGCCGAGCGAGTCCGTGGTGGTCTGTGTCTACGCGGGTGCGAGTCGTACTCAGATAACCCTGTGTCTGCGTGCGGACATACCACCGCCGGAGCTCTACCACTCGCTTGTCGAACAGCTCAAACTTCCCGTACTGCGTGCGAACTCATGTGGTGTGTCCGTGATCGTCGTGTGCGATGGCTCGGTGAGTCCGCCGGATCCTCTGCCGCACAGGAAACTTGTCGACACCTTTGCCCAGGTGTTCTCTGAGTCCGCTGTGGCTGTGCATCATGCGTACTGGGTTTCCGAGATCGAGGAGGGCGCCACGTGGTGGTGTTATCCGGACTTGGAGTGCAACGGGTCGGTGCCGGATCCGACCGCCTCCGAACTCGCTGCCACCGCTGCATGTATGGGGTCGGTGACGTACGCCAGCAAGGCGGACATCCGGACCACTCTCGAACCGGTCGACAGTGCGTCACCGGCCGCGCGGGCTGAGCAGATCAAGGCCGCTCTTGCCCAGGAACAGGATGAGGCCGTTGCTCAACAGCTGCTCGATGACCTGGTCCAGCGGGTACGGGATGGGAAGTGGGCGCTGGAGGAGGATCGGTTGGTCGACCTGGCAGTCGCGCTGAAGAACGTCCGTGTTCGTGACGGGTGCCTGCACCCTGAGGTGACGAGTATCGGGCGGCCCATCGAGGAAGCATGGGCTGAACTCGTCCGCGCTCTCCCTGACCCTTATCGAGCTGAGCCTGCTTGTTTGCTTGCCCTTACCGCGTTCCTGCGCGGGGATGGCGTCATGGCTGGCGTCGCGGTCGACCTGGCCATCGAGTCCGACCCTGACCACAGCTTCGCCAAACTGCTACGAACCTCCATGGACTACGGCCTACCACCTGACTCGGTCGCCGCAGCCGTAGCCCAAGCCTTCACGGACCCGGCAGAACCCGCCAAAACCCACGTGCCGCGCCCTCCCATCACGGACGGCCCGCGTTCGCTGGAAATCCACGCCTCAGACCCGTCGAACCCACACCCACCAGACAACGCACAGCCACCCAACGAGTAA
- a CDS encoding LLM class flavin-dependent oxidoreductase encodes MECRRKGHRQRRWEDCFLESGIATAATALALSDRLKVGVGLLPVPLRNVALATMEAATLYRLFPGRVLLGLGHGVQDWMGRSVPVPSRR; translated from the coding sequence TTGGAGTGCCGACGCAAAGGTCATCGCCAGCGTCGTTGGGAGGACTGCTTCCTGGAAAGCGGGATCGCCACCGCGGCGACCGCGCTCGCGCTGTCCGATCGGCTGAAGGTCGGCGTCGGGCTGCTTCCGGTGCCGCTGCGCAACGTCGCACTGGCCACAATGGAAGCGGCCACGCTGTACCGGCTGTTTCCGGGCCGGGTCCTGCTCGGTCTCGGCCACGGTGTCCAGGACTGGATGGGCAGGTCGGTGCCCGTGCCGAGTCGCCGTTGA
- a CDS encoding LLM class flavin-dependent oxidoreductase, whose product MTLLREYAVAMRSLLAGGRVTTEGRYVKLRDVELGWPPETVPPLYVGATIPPARPDP is encoded by the coding sequence TTGACTCTCCTGCGGGAGTACGCGGTGGCGATGCGGTCGTTGCTCGCCGGAGGACGCGTGACCACTGAGGGCCGGTACGTCAAGCTGCGTGATGTCGAGCTGGGCTGGCCGCCGGAGACCGTGCCGCCGCTGTACGTCGGCGCGACCATCCCTCCAGCGAGGCCCGACCCTTGA
- a CDS encoding transposase produces MTDAQWALPEPLLPRPSRSGRPPSWSKRQLIDGIRWRVRSGSPWRDTPTTVWILSRDPWTVPPVAAGRRLAHDPDRASRVGRRGRTSHRGCPCGPHDRASASARRRCPEKGVCSGSRRAGSPTSPMNTHWAVRGPG; encoded by the coding sequence CTGACTGACGCGCAGTGGGCGTTGCCGGAGCCTTTGTTGCCCCGGCCGTCGCGGTCAGGGCGACCGCCGTCATGGAGCAAGAGGCAGCTCATCGACGGGATCCGATGGCGAGTGCGGAGCGGGTCACCCTGGCGGGACACTCCCACCACCGTATGGATCCTGAGCCGCGATCCATGGACTGTTCCGCCGGTGGCAGCGGGCCGGCGTCTGGCACACGATCCTGACCGCGCTTCGCGCGTGGGCCGACGCGGCCGGACGAGTCACCGAGGATGTCCTTGTGGACCCCACGATCGCGCGAGCGCATCAGCACGCCGCCGGTGCCCGGAAAAAGGGGTCTGTAGCGGGAGTCGCCGGGCGGGATCGCCGACGAGCCCGATGAACACGCACTGGGCCGTACGCGGGCCGGGCTGA
- the galE gene encoding UDP-glucose 4-epimerase GalE produces MKLLVTGGAGYVGSNCSARLVEAGHEVVVVDDLSTGHADAVPDGCRLIQADFADVASTVLGEGFDGVLHFAAKSLVGESMQDPAKYWHGNVVNSLRLLDAMREHGTPRLVFSSTAAVYGEPDEVPIPETAPTRPTNTYGATKLAVDHMISSYAAAHGLAAVSLRYFNVAGAQGRYGERHATETHLIPLVLQVATGQRERIQIYGDDWQTEDGTCVRDYIHVTDLADAHLLAIESATEGKHAVYNLGNGTGFSVKQVIEACREATGHEIPAKVAPRRAGDPAVLVASSERARTDLGWKPERADIATIVNDAWAFTQSR; encoded by the coding sequence GTGAAGCTGCTCGTCACGGGCGGTGCTGGGTACGTGGGCAGCAATTGCTCCGCACGGCTCGTCGAAGCAGGCCACGAGGTCGTCGTGGTCGACGACCTGTCGACCGGGCACGCGGACGCGGTGCCGGACGGTTGCAGGCTGATCCAGGCCGACTTCGCCGACGTGGCGAGCACGGTGCTGGGCGAGGGCTTCGACGGCGTGCTGCACTTCGCGGCGAAGTCCCTGGTCGGCGAGTCGATGCAGGACCCGGCGAAGTACTGGCACGGCAACGTGGTGAACTCGCTGCGGCTGCTGGACGCGATGCGCGAGCATGGCACGCCTCGCCTGGTCTTCTCCTCGACGGCGGCGGTCTACGGAGAGCCGGACGAGGTCCCGATCCCCGAAACGGCGCCAACGCGCCCGACGAACACGTACGGCGCCACCAAGCTTGCCGTCGACCACATGATCAGTTCGTACGCCGCGGCCCACGGCCTGGCAGCGGTCAGCCTGCGGTACTTCAACGTGGCGGGCGCTCAGGGCCGCTACGGCGAGCGGCACGCGACCGAAACCCACCTGATCCCCCTGGTCCTCCAGGTGGCGACGGGCCAGCGCGAGCGGATCCAGATCTACGGCGACGACTGGCAGACCGAAGACGGCACCTGCGTCCGCGACTACATCCACGTCACGGACCTCGCCGACGCCCACCTCCTGGCGATCGAAAGCGCGACCGAGGGCAAGCACGCGGTGTACAACCTCGGCAACGGCACCGGCTTCTCCGTGAAGCAGGTCATCGAAGCCTGCCGCGAGGCAACCGGCCACGAAATCCCGGCCAAGGTGGCGCCCCGCCGCGCGGGCGACCCGGCAGTCCTGGTGGCTTCCAGCGAGCGCGCCCGGACCGACCTGGGCTGGAAGCCGGAGCGAGCCGACATAGCGACCATCGTGAACGACGCCTGGGCCTTCACCCAGTCCCGCTAG
- the galK gene encoding galactokinase, producing the protein MSQAARAAEAFERLHGRSPAGVWSAPGRVNLIGEHTDYNDGFVLPFAIPHRTAVAASPRADDTITVSTLHDRGRAETADPVRIPDLAPGTVPGWAAYPSGVAWVLREQGISGGADLVIAGDVPAGAGLSSSHSLECATALALLGLAGSRQSTSDIAKWIQLAENDFVGAPTGLLDQTASLNCTESHVLFLDVRSGEAEQVPFDASRHGLEVLVIDTRANHSHIGSGYGERRRGCEQAAEVLGIPALRDIELAGLGEALAKLPEPLRPLVHHVVTENDRVLRTVALLREDKYAEIGPLLSASHASLRDDYRVSCDELDVAAEAAEAAGALGARMIGGGFGGSAIALVRAEAHAEVEAAVTEAFAKRSFTAPRMFTGVPSAGAGQDR; encoded by the coding sequence GTGAGCCAGGCCGCGCGAGCGGCCGAGGCGTTCGAACGACTGCACGGCCGGTCACCGGCCGGCGTGTGGTCGGCGCCCGGGCGCGTGAACCTGATCGGTGAGCACACCGACTACAACGACGGATTCGTCCTGCCGTTCGCGATCCCGCACCGCACCGCGGTCGCGGCGTCGCCCCGCGCGGACGACACGATCACAGTCTCGACGCTGCACGACCGCGGCCGCGCGGAGACCGCGGACCCGGTCCGGATCCCGGACCTGGCGCCCGGCACAGTGCCGGGGTGGGCCGCGTACCCGTCCGGCGTCGCGTGGGTCCTGCGCGAACAGGGCATCAGCGGCGGCGCGGACCTGGTGATAGCCGGTGACGTGCCCGCGGGCGCGGGCCTGTCGTCGTCGCACTCGCTGGAGTGCGCCACGGCGTTGGCGCTGCTGGGTTTGGCGGGTTCACGCCAGTCGACCAGCGACATCGCCAAGTGGATCCAGCTGGCCGAGAACGACTTCGTCGGCGCGCCAACGGGTCTGCTCGACCAGACGGCGTCGCTGAACTGCACCGAGTCGCACGTGCTGTTCCTGGACGTGCGGTCCGGCGAGGCCGAGCAGGTCCCGTTCGACGCCTCCCGGCACGGCCTGGAAGTGCTCGTGATCGACACGAGGGCCAACCACTCGCACATCGGGTCCGGTTATGGCGAACGCCGCCGCGGCTGCGAGCAGGCAGCCGAGGTCCTCGGCATCCCGGCCCTGCGCGACATCGAGCTGGCCGGGCTCGGCGAGGCTCTCGCGAAGCTGCCGGAGCCCCTGCGCCCGCTCGTGCACCACGTGGTGACCGAGAACGACCGCGTGCTGCGCACAGTGGCGCTGCTGCGTGAGGACAAGTACGCGGAGATCGGCCCGTTGCTCAGCGCGTCGCACGCCAGCCTGCGTGACGACTACCGTGTGTCATGCGACGAACTGGACGTGGCCGCGGAGGCGGCTGAAGCAGCCGGGGCGCTGGGTGCCAGGATGATCGGCGGCGGCTTCGGCGGGTCCGCGATCGCACTGGTGCGTGCCGAGGCCCACGCCGAGGTCGAGGCGGCGGTCACCGAGGCCTTCGCCAAGCGGTCGTTCACCGCGCCACGGATGTTCACGGGGGTGCCCTCGGCGGGCGCCGGCCAAGATCGTTGA
- a CDS encoding metal-dependent transcriptional regulator, whose product MNELIDTTEMYLRTIYELEEEGVVPLRARIAERLQQSGPTVSQTVGRMERDGLLVVADDRHLELTDHGRELAVAVMRKHRLAERLLVDVIGLEWEHVHSEACRWEHVMSEAVERKLVKLLGNPTTSPYGNPIPGLDKLGEGEPAPPAEADLVRVDEVARRGGGKVEIRRIAEHVQMDPDLMAELKSVGLLPGQTVSVGPSKGDGNTIEVSGAGNSAQIEPSVLHAVLARSE is encoded by the coding sequence GTGAACGAGCTCATCGACACCACAGAAATGTACCTGCGCACCATCTACGAACTCGAAGAAGAAGGTGTGGTGCCGCTCCGCGCGCGGATCGCGGAACGGCTGCAGCAAAGCGGGCCGACAGTGAGCCAGACGGTCGGCCGGATGGAACGCGACGGACTGCTCGTGGTCGCCGACGATCGTCACCTCGAACTGACCGACCACGGCCGGGAACTGGCTGTCGCGGTGATGCGCAAGCACCGGCTCGCCGAGCGGCTGCTCGTGGACGTGATCGGGCTGGAATGGGAACACGTGCACAGCGAGGCATGCCGCTGGGAGCACGTGATGAGCGAGGCGGTCGAGCGCAAGCTGGTCAAGCTGCTCGGCAACCCGACCACCTCGCCGTACGGCAACCCGATCCCGGGCCTGGACAAGCTGGGCGAGGGCGAGCCCGCGCCGCCGGCCGAGGCGGACCTGGTGCGGGTGGACGAGGTGGCCCGCCGGGGTGGCGGCAAGGTGGAGATCCGCCGGATCGCCGAGCACGTGCAGATGGACCCGGACCTGATGGCCGAGCTCAAGTCGGTCGGCCTGCTGCCGGGGCAGACGGTCAGCGTCGGCCCGTCCAAGGGTGACGGCAACACCATCGAGGTCAGCGGTGCGGGCAACTCCGCCCAGATCGAGCCCTCGGTGCTGCACGCCGTGCTGGCGCGGTCCGAGTGA
- a CDS encoding sulfurtransferase, protein MRALVSTSELADLLKNSPPPVLLDVRWALGGPPGRESYMAGHVPGAVFVDLDAELAAPPGAGGRHPLPDPGDLREVLRAAGVGNESAVVVYDGGNGSVAARAWWLLRWAGHSNVAVLDGGYAAWQGEGRAVTTEVPQPQRGDIEVRPGGMPTIDADGAAGLARSGVLLDARAPERYRGETEPVDPRAGHIPGAVNAPFAGHTGEDGRWLPAAELAERFRSLGVHDPAAVGAYCGSGVTASSVVLALEVSGVTGPEHPAVLYPGSWSEWSSDPQRPVETG, encoded by the coding sequence GTGCGCGCACTTGTCTCCACTTCGGAACTGGCTGATCTGCTGAAGAATTCCCCGCCGCCGGTGCTGCTGGACGTCCGGTGGGCGCTGGGTGGCCCGCCCGGCCGTGAGTCCTACATGGCCGGACACGTGCCCGGCGCGGTGTTCGTCGACCTGGACGCCGAGCTGGCGGCGCCGCCGGGCGCAGGCGGCAGGCACCCGCTGCCCGACCCCGGTGACCTGCGGGAAGTCCTGCGTGCGGCGGGCGTGGGCAACGAATCGGCGGTCGTGGTCTACGACGGCGGCAACGGTTCCGTCGCTGCCCGTGCGTGGTGGTTGCTGCGCTGGGCGGGTCACTCGAACGTGGCTGTGCTCGACGGTGGTTACGCGGCGTGGCAAGGGGAAGGGCGCGCTGTGACGACGGAAGTGCCGCAGCCGCAACGGGGTGACATCGAGGTGCGGCCAGGCGGGATGCCGACGATCGACGCCGACGGCGCGGCCGGGCTCGCCCGATCCGGTGTCCTGCTCGACGCACGCGCGCCGGAGCGCTACCGCGGCGAGACCGAGCCGGTGGATCCGCGCGCGGGCCACATCCCAGGTGCTGTGAACGCTCCTTTCGCCGGGCACACGGGTGAAGACGGCCGGTGGCTGCCCGCTGCCGAACTGGCGGAACGGTTCCGTTCGCTGGGCGTGCACGACCCGGCCGCGGTCGGCGCCTACTGCGGGTCGGGTGTCACCGCTTCGTCGGTCGTGCTGGCGCTGGAGGTGTCCGGGGTGACCGGCCCGGAGCACCCGGCGGTGCTCTACCCCGGGTCGTGGTCGGAGTGGTCCTCGGACCCGCAGCGACCTGTGGAGACCGGCTGA
- a CDS encoding acetoin utilization protein AcuC: MGTPASGSSVVWDPALLGYDMGGDHPFNPVRLELTMALATQLGVLDGVEPLRPEPASDEEIGRIHDAEYIAAVREAPMVGWDVGHGLGTPDNPVFSNMHEATSLVVGASLLAAQRIASGATNRAINIAGGLHHAMRDRAAGFCVYNDCAVAISWLLDNGAERVAYIDVDVHHGDGTQAAFYDDPRVLTISLHQSPMTLFPGTGRVTELGGPGAQGTSVNIPLPPFTRDPAWQRAFHAVVPSLLKEFQPDVLVTQCGVDTHEEDPLAELHLSVDGHRETYRTLRSLADQYAGGKWLSMGGGGYQLLRVVPRSWTHLIATVLDRDIDPATPLPRDWVNDVLRRAPNATLPSTMGDGADVQYKPWDGATTEPVDAVIRDVRQAVFPLHGLDPADPRD, encoded by the coding sequence ATGGGTACGCCAGCTTCCGGCAGCAGTGTTGTGTGGGACCCCGCACTTCTGGGCTATGACATGGGCGGGGACCACCCGTTCAACCCTGTCCGGCTCGAGCTGACGATGGCTTTGGCCACGCAGCTCGGTGTGCTGGACGGCGTCGAGCCGCTGCGGCCGGAGCCCGCGTCCGACGAGGAGATCGGGCGGATCCACGACGCGGAGTACATCGCCGCGGTGCGGGAGGCGCCGATGGTGGGCTGGGACGTCGGCCACGGCCTCGGCACGCCGGACAACCCCGTGTTCTCCAACATGCACGAGGCCACGTCGCTGGTGGTCGGTGCGTCGTTGCTGGCCGCTCAGCGAATCGCGTCGGGGGCCACGAACCGTGCCATCAACATCGCGGGCGGGCTGCACCACGCGATGCGCGACCGTGCGGCCGGGTTTTGCGTGTACAACGACTGCGCTGTGGCGATCTCGTGGCTGCTGGACAACGGCGCTGAACGTGTGGCGTACATCGACGTGGACGTGCACCACGGTGACGGCACGCAGGCCGCGTTCTACGACGACCCGCGCGTGCTGACGATCTCGTTGCACCAGAGCCCGATGACGCTCTTCCCCGGGACCGGCCGGGTGACCGAGCTCGGCGGGCCCGGCGCGCAGGGCACCTCGGTGAACATCCCGTTGCCGCCCTTCACGCGTGACCCGGCGTGGCAGCGAGCTTTCCACGCCGTGGTTCCGTCGCTGCTCAAGGAGTTCCAGCCGGACGTGCTGGTCACGCAGTGCGGTGTGGACACTCACGAGGAAGACCCGCTCGCGGAGCTGCACCTGAGCGTGGACGGCCACCGCGAGACCTACCGGACGCTGCGCTCGCTGGCCGACCAGTACGCGGGCGGCAAGTGGTTGTCGATGGGTGGCGGCGGCTACCAGTTGCTGCGTGTGGTGCCCCGGTCGTGGACGCACCTGATCGCCACGGTCCTCGACCGCGACATCGACCCGGCGACGCCGTTGCCGCGCGACTGGGTCAACGACGTGCTGCGCCGTGCACCGAACGCGACGCTGCCGAGCACGATGGGCGACGGCGCCGACGTCCAGTACAAGCCGTGGGACGGCGCCACCACCGAACCGGTCGACGCGGTGATCCGGGACGTGCGGCAGGCGGTGTTCCCGCTGCATGGCCTGGACCCGGCCGACCCAAGAGACTGA
- a CDS encoding bifunctional GNAT family N-acetyltransferase/acetate--CoA ligase family protein — protein sequence MAWTRPTQETEKPTVNPSDFDPYDYPRHWEADVVLSDGGTVHLRPITPDDADRLVAFHGRLSERTRYFRYFGAYPRIPPRDLERFVTLDHRNRVGFAAMLGDDVIAVGRYERLKVGDNPGDQAEVAFVVEDDHQGRGIGSILLEHLAAAAQERGLKRFTAEVLGENGQMVRVFKDAGYQVSRALEDGVIHLEFAIDPTEESVAVARSREQAAEARSVHNVLNPKSVAVIGASTDPTKVGYAVLTNLLSANFAGPVFPVNAEHPAVRGVRAYRRVLDIPDPVDLAVVAVPATSINEVLDDCLAKGVKALVVVTSGFSEIGDEGRSAERKLAEEARAHGMRVVGPNALGVVNMDRAVRLNASLAPKLPGLGRTGFFCQSGALGTAILADAASRGLGLSTFVSAGNRADVSGNDMLQYWMTDPATDVVLLYLESFGNPRKFARLARRLGRTKPIVAVKSGRNAVSPALAATSVQVDEPSVQAVFEQAGVIRVESLAQLFDTALLLAHQPLPEGSRIAVVGNSTAIGVLAADTALAQGLELAGEPVDVGPQAGPAEFAAAVREALLRDDVDALVVVFVPPLAVPGTTYARELREAVAGLAEGHGKPIVSTFLAAEGVPAELAVPGPDGSPGRGSIPSYPSPERAVLALARVTRYARWRSAPRGTLVRPEGIRVDPARELVRAVMDDGDEWLTDAQVVRLLGFYGIEVAPFKIVRSAGEAAAAAEALGFPVAAKASNTLLRHRFDLVGVRLDISSPDTMRAAYTDLRQVSGVDTVYVQRMVAKGTSCVIGLQDDPSFGTLVSFGLSGVVNDLLGDRAYRSIPMTDADAANLVRAPKAAPLLAGYGGSPMADLGALEDLVLRVAALAEDVPEVRRLELEPVVASEIGASVVYARVAVGPPPSRHDTGPRRLRTTD from the coding sequence ATGGCCTGGACCCGGCCGACCCAAGAGACTGAGAAGCCCACAGTGAACCCCAGCGACTTCGATCCGTACGACTACCCGCGGCACTGGGAGGCGGACGTCGTGTTGTCGGACGGCGGTACCGTCCACCTGCGACCGATCACGCCGGACGACGCCGACCGGCTCGTCGCGTTCCACGGCCGGTTGTCCGAGCGCACCCGCTATTTCCGCTACTTCGGGGCGTATCCCCGGATCCCACCGCGTGACCTGGAGCGTTTCGTCACGCTCGACCACCGCAACCGGGTCGGGTTCGCGGCGATGCTGGGCGACGACGTGATCGCGGTCGGCCGGTACGAGCGGCTCAAGGTGGGGGACAACCCCGGGGACCAGGCCGAGGTCGCGTTCGTGGTGGAGGACGACCACCAGGGCCGCGGGATCGGTTCGATCCTGCTGGAGCACCTCGCCGCCGCGGCGCAGGAGCGCGGGCTCAAGCGGTTCACCGCCGAGGTGCTCGGTGAGAACGGCCAGATGGTCCGGGTGTTCAAGGACGCCGGGTACCAGGTCAGCCGCGCGCTGGAGGACGGCGTGATCCACCTGGAGTTCGCGATCGACCCGACCGAGGAGTCCGTCGCGGTGGCGCGCTCCCGCGAGCAGGCCGCCGAGGCCCGCAGTGTCCACAATGTGCTGAATCCGAAGTCGGTCGCGGTGATCGGGGCGTCGACCGATCCGACCAAGGTCGGCTACGCGGTGCTGACGAACCTGTTGTCGGCGAACTTCGCCGGCCCGGTGTTCCCGGTCAACGCCGAACACCCGGCGGTGCGGGGGGTGCGCGCGTATCGCCGGGTTCTGGACATTCCCGACCCTGTCGACCTCGCTGTGGTGGCGGTGCCCGCGACGAGCATCAACGAGGTGCTGGACGATTGCCTGGCCAAGGGCGTCAAGGCGCTGGTCGTGGTGACGTCCGGGTTCAGCGAGATCGGCGACGAGGGCCGCAGCGCGGAACGCAAACTGGCCGAGGAGGCCAGGGCGCACGGCATGCGCGTGGTGGGCCCGAACGCGCTCGGTGTGGTGAACATGGACCGCGCGGTCCGGCTCAACGCCAGCCTCGCGCCCAAGTTGCCTGGTCTGGGGCGGACGGGTTTCTTCTGCCAGTCGGGCGCGCTGGGCACGGCGATCCTGGCCGACGCCGCCTCGCGTGGCCTCGGCCTGTCGACGTTCGTCTCGGCGGGCAACCGGGCTGACGTGTCCGGCAACGACATGCTGCAGTACTGGATGACGGATCCGGCGACCGACGTGGTGTTGCTGTACCTGGAGTCCTTCGGCAACCCGCGCAAGTTCGCGCGGCTGGCCCGCAGGCTCGGCCGCACGAAACCGATCGTGGCGGTGAAGTCCGGGCGCAACGCCGTTTCGCCCGCGCTCGCCGCGACTTCCGTGCAGGTCGACGAGCCGAGTGTGCAGGCGGTGTTCGAACAGGCCGGTGTGATCAGGGTCGAGTCGCTGGCGCAGCTGTTCGACACGGCGCTTCTGCTGGCGCACCAGCCGCTGCCGGAGGGCAGCCGGATCGCCGTGGTGGGCAACTCCACCGCGATCGGGGTGCTCGCCGCGGACACCGCGCTGGCGCAGGGTCTGGAGCTGGCGGGTGAGCCGGTGGACGTGGGGCCGCAGGCGGGTCCGGCCGAGTTCGCCGCGGCGGTCCGCGAGGCGTTGCTGCGAGACGACGTCGACGCGCTGGTGGTGGTTTTCGTGCCACCGCTGGCCGTGCCGGGGACGACGTACGCCCGTGAGTTGCGGGAGGCGGTCGCCGGGCTGGCGGAGGGGCACGGCAAACCGATCGTGTCGACGTTCCTCGCCGCCGAGGGTGTCCCGGCGGAGCTGGCGGTGCCGGGGCCGGACGGTTCGCCGGGGCGTGGCTCGATCCCGTCGTATCCCAGTCCTGAACGTGCGGTGCTCGCCTTGGCCAGGGTCACCAGGTATGCCCGTTGGCGGTCCGCGCCTCGCGGCACGCTCGTGCGGCCGGAGGGGATCCGGGTCGATCCGGCACGCGAGCTGGTCCGGGCCGTGATGGACGACGGTGACGAGTGGCTGACGGACGCACAGGTCGTGCGGCTGCTGGGTTTCTACGGCATCGAGGTGGCGCCGTTCAAGATCGTGCGCAGTGCGGGCGAGGCGGCGGCGGCGGCCGAGGCGCTGGGCTTCCCCGTCGCCGCGAAGGCGTCCAACACGCTGCTGCGTCACCGGTTCGACCTCGTCGGTGTGCGGCTGGACATCAGCAGCCCGGACACCATGCGCGCGGCGTACACGGACCTGCGTCAGGTATCCGGAGTGGACACTGTGTACGTGCAGCGGATGGTGGCCAAGGGGACGTCGTGCGTGATCGGGCTGCAGGACGACCCGTCGTTCGGCACGCTGGTCTCGTTCGGACTGTCCGGTGTGGTCAACGATCTGCTCGGGGACCGGGCGTACCGGTCGATCCCGATGACCGACGCGGACGCCGCCAACCTGGTGCGCGCCCCGAAAGCGGCGCCGTTGCTCGCGGGCTACGGCGGCAGTCCGATGGCGGATCTCGGCGCGCTGGAGGACTTGGTGCTGCGGGTGGCCGCGTTGGCCGAGGACGTGCCGGAGGTGCGCAGGCTCGAGCTGGAACCCGTTGTGGCGTCCGAAATCGGGGCGAGTGTCGTTTATGCGAGGGTCGCTGTCGGGCCGCCGCCGTCGCGGCACGACACCGGTCCGCGGCGGCTGCGGACCACCGACTAG